In a single window of the Anguilla rostrata isolate EN2019 chromosome 6, ASM1855537v3, whole genome shotgun sequence genome:
- the LOC135257549 gene encoding sterile alpha motif domain-containing protein 12-like isoform X1 gives MGTRRRRRQSTRRCVERLVALSGKHGPVEVHFTSAILGHLRPHLMPARAAARRARGGVSADVAEEGTGMGSCKRVSNWTVEEVHVWATAQYPSSQATFRQAVSSHAISGRALLRMSEHQLERMGVGAKQQREILRDILLLRVREELENLNDIFVECFSS, from the exons ATGGGAACGCGTCGACGTAGGAGGCAAAGCACCCGGCGTTGCGTTGAAAGGCTCGTGGCTCTTTCTGGGAAACACGGGCCGGTGGAGGTTCATTTCACATCGGCAATCCTCGGTCATTTAAGACCTCATCTTATGCCTGCACGAGCGGCAGCTCGACGCGCTCGAGGGGGTGTTTCTGCAGATGTGGCGGAGGAA GGCACCGGGATGGGCAGCTGCAAGAGAGTCTCCAACTGGACCGTGGAGGAGGTGCACGTCTGGGCCACAGCTCAGTACCCCTCCAGCCAAGCCACCTTCCGGCAAGCAGTCAGCAGCCATGCCATCTCAG gccggGCCCTGCTGAGGATGAGCGAGCATCAGCTGGAGCGGATGGGGGTGGGAGCGAAGCAGCAGAGGGAAATCCTCCGGGACATTCTGCTGCTGAGAGTTCGAGAGGAGCTGGAGAACCTCAACGACATCTTCGTGG AATGCTTCTCCTCCTGA
- the LOC135257549 gene encoding sterile alpha motif domain-containing protein 12-like isoform X2: MSKTRASLSKTCAISQVRSRPGFRKHSAVTLPTFNLKITRCHVLKSQGTGMGSCKRVSNWTVEEVHVWATAQYPSSQATFRQAVSSHAISGRALLRMSEHQLERMGVGAKQQREILRDILLLRVREELENLNDIFVECFSS; encoded by the exons ATGAGCAAAACGCGTGCGTCACTGTCCAAAACGTGCGCGATATCGCAGGTAAGAAGCAGGCCAGGTTTCCGGAAACATTCAGCTGTGACTCTGCcaacattcaatttaaaaataacgcGCTGTCATGTTTTAAAGAGCCAG GGCACCGGGATGGGCAGCTGCAAGAGAGTCTCCAACTGGACCGTGGAGGAGGTGCACGTCTGGGCCACAGCTCAGTACCCCTCCAGCCAAGCCACCTTCCGGCAAGCAGTCAGCAGCCATGCCATCTCAG gccggGCCCTGCTGAGGATGAGCGAGCATCAGCTGGAGCGGATGGGGGTGGGAGCGAAGCAGCAGAGGGAAATCCTCCGGGACATTCTGCTGCTGAGAGTTCGAGAGGAGCTGGAGAACCTCAACGACATCTTCGTGG AATGCTTCTCCTCCTGA
- the LOC135257549 gene encoding sterile alpha motif domain-containing protein 12-like isoform X4 codes for MSKTRASLSKTCAISQGTGMGSCKRVSNWTVEEVHVWATAQYPSSQATFRQAVSSHAISGRALLRMSEHQLERMGVGAKQQREILRDILLLRVREELENLNDIFVECFSS; via the exons ATGAGCAAAACGCGTGCGTCACTGTCCAAAACGTGCGCGATATCGCAG GGCACCGGGATGGGCAGCTGCAAGAGAGTCTCCAACTGGACCGTGGAGGAGGTGCACGTCTGGGCCACAGCTCAGTACCCCTCCAGCCAAGCCACCTTCCGGCAAGCAGTCAGCAGCCATGCCATCTCAG gccggGCCCTGCTGAGGATGAGCGAGCATCAGCTGGAGCGGATGGGGGTGGGAGCGAAGCAGCAGAGGGAAATCCTCCGGGACATTCTGCTGCTGAGAGTTCGAGAGGAGCTGGAGAACCTCAACGACATCTTCGTGG AATGCTTCTCCTCCTGA
- the LOC135257549 gene encoding sterile alpha motif domain-containing protein 12-like isoform X5: MGSCKRVSNWTVEEVHVWATAQYPSSQATFRQAVSSHAISGRALLRMSEHQLERMGVGAKQQREILRDILLLRVREELENLNDIFVECFSS, from the exons ATGGGCAGCTGCAAGAGAGTCTCCAACTGGACCGTGGAGGAGGTGCACGTCTGGGCCACAGCTCAGTACCCCTCCAGCCAAGCCACCTTCCGGCAAGCAGTCAGCAGCCATGCCATCTCAG gccggGCCCTGCTGAGGATGAGCGAGCATCAGCTGGAGCGGATGGGGGTGGGAGCGAAGCAGCAGAGGGAAATCCTCCGGGACATTCTGCTGCTGAGAGTTCGAGAGGAGCTGGAGAACCTCAACGACATCTTCGTGG AATGCTTCTCCTCCTGA
- the LOC135257549 gene encoding sterile alpha motif domain-containing protein 12-like isoform X3, whose protein sequence is MFSCFFSPTKHCAPFGSRGSAMNDLAFKSTGTGMGSCKRVSNWTVEEVHVWATAQYPSSQATFRQAVSSHAISGRALLRMSEHQLERMGVGAKQQREILRDILLLRVREELENLNDIFVECFSS, encoded by the exons atgttttcctgttttttttccccaactaaACATTGTGCACCTTTTGGTTCCAGAGGATCAGCGATGAACGATTTGGCATTTAAATCAACC GGCACCGGGATGGGCAGCTGCAAGAGAGTCTCCAACTGGACCGTGGAGGAGGTGCACGTCTGGGCCACAGCTCAGTACCCCTCCAGCCAAGCCACCTTCCGGCAAGCAGTCAGCAGCCATGCCATCTCAG gccggGCCCTGCTGAGGATGAGCGAGCATCAGCTGGAGCGGATGGGGGTGGGAGCGAAGCAGCAGAGGGAAATCCTCCGGGACATTCTGCTGCTGAGAGTTCGAGAGGAGCTGGAGAACCTCAACGACATCTTCGTGG AATGCTTCTCCTCCTGA